The Lactuca sativa cultivar Salinas chromosome 2, Lsat_Salinas_v11, whole genome shotgun sequence genome includes a window with the following:
- the LOC111888846 gene encoding uncharacterized protein LOC111888846 — translation MAGSNNDMNVLHAFPLFNDILQGKAPDMSYVVNGNEYKYGYYPGDGIYPEFATFVKSFSFPVDKKRKLFKLAQESARKDAERAFGVLKQRCHIIKHPTRTWDRAKLTTVLTACVILHNMIIEEEGRAICSYTGNDVLNPPAVIQVGSSTYFSRVLEIQNREKHHNLWHDLTEHIWGRQLQWGNGDGDKKDEGNDYDENADGDDEADEDDDKE, via the coding sequence ATGGCGGGGTCAAACAATGACATGAATGTGCTTCATGCGTTTCCGTTATTTAACGATATTTTGCAGGGTAAAGCACCAGATATGTCATACGTTGTGAATGGAAATGAATACAAGTATGGATATTACCCAGGTGATGGGATATATCCTGAGTTTGCTACATTTGTTAAGTCTTTTTCGTTTCCAGTCGATAAGAAACGAAAATTGTTCAAGTTAGCACAGGAATCTGCACGGAAGGACGCTGAAAGAGCGTTTGGAGTCCTAAAACAAAGGTGTCACATAATCAAGCATCCAACACGAACATGGGATAGGGCAAAACTAACGACGGTGTTGACTGCCTGTGTGATTTTACATAACATGATAATAGAAGAAGAGGGCAGAGCTATTTGTTCATATACCGGGAACGATGTACTTAACCCACCTGCAGTAATACAAGTTGGCAGCTCGACATACTTCTCTAGGGTTTTGGAAATACAAAATCGTGAAAAACATCACAATCTATGGCACGATTTGACTGAGCATATATGGGGGAGACAACTCCAATGGGGAAATGGCGATGGAGACAAAAAGGATGAGGGCAATGATTACGATGAGAATGCAGACGGTGACGACGAGGCGGATGAGGATGATGACAAGGAGTAG
- the LOC111888892 gene encoding leucine-rich repeat receptor protein kinase EMS1: protein MVFKFLPLSCILFGFFFLNNATIIDQHPEKESLLFFKNSLLNPSILTTWNLTTPHCQWEGIICQNERVTSLVLSTHSLKGSLHISLFSLSNLIVLDLSSNLFYGELPREISQLRRLQVLNLGNNQFSGELPSELGELTQLQTLELGPNFFSGVIPPVIGRLLNLESLDLSSNSFTGIIPPEIGNLTKLRSLGLGNNFLSGSLSPYLLTNLSNLIFLDIANNTLSGHIPPEIGSLSKLTDLFLGINRFSGVLPPEIGNLENLQNFYSPSCSLQGPLPDTISNLKSLSKLDLSYNPLKCSIPKSFGKLQNLTILNLVYAELNGSIPGELGNCRNLMTLVLSFNSLSGPLPQELSRLPLMSFSAENNQLSGPFPHWVGKWDRVNSLLLAGNRFTGVIPPEIGNCTLLNVLGLSNNLLTGFVPKEICSAVSLSELDLESNLLTGSIGDTFMACNNLTQLVLSENQIVGSIPDYFSKLPLMVLDLDSNYLTGSIPISLFQSVNLMEFSAANNKLEGNLPEEIGNSVALERLILSNNRFTGEIPKEIQKLTSLSVLNLNSNHFSGSIPVELGECISLTTLDLGGNKFNGLIPEEITGLSQLQCLVLSNNNLSGSIPFSNKSSYFSQVSIPDSSFVQHHGLYDLSHNRLSGTIPEELGKCLVVVDLLLNGNLLSGKVPTSLTKLTNLTTLDLSNNLLSGELPGEFGHSSKLQGLYMGNNNLTGSIPIELGQLQSLVKLNLTGNRLSGAIPSTFEGLIGLTHLDLSNNLLDGELPSSLSDMVNLVGLFIQENRLSGHIDQLFFVNTDWRIEIMNLSGNLFSGALPPALGNMTYLTSMDLRGNGFSGEIPPELGNLIELEYLDFSNNRLSGRIPDSLCNVLTLNRLNLGGNRLEGLVPRNGICGNASRILLSGNKALCGGILSLQCPDTSFRRSSKFFNLWSLASIATGTLLITISVTLMVKRRIQSTKRRTDCEDPGVSNSGSVDHNLYLLSSSRSKESLSINVAMFEQSLVRLTLVDILEATNNFCKSKIVGDGGFGTVYKAQLPNGKTVAVKKLNQSKTQGQREFLAEMETLGKVKHRNLVSLLGYCSFGEEKLLVYDYMENGSLDHWLRARTGDTGILNWTQRFKIAVGAARGLAFLHHGFTPHIIHRDIKASNILLNQDFEPKVADFGLARLISACETHVSTDLAGTFGYIPPEYGQSWRSTTKGDVYSFGVILLELVTGKEPTGPEFKDVEGGNLVGWVCYKIKKGQAVDVLDPTVFNDDSKPAMLKTVKFAAICVSENPANRPTMLHVLKFLKEIKHEAL from the coding sequence ATGGTGTTCAAGTTTCTGCCCCTTTCATGCATACTATTTGgcttcttcttcctcaacaatGCCACCATTATCGATCAACACCCAGAAAAAGAGAGCTTGCTGTTCTTCAAGAACTCACTTTTGAACCCCAGTATACTCACCACCTGGAACCTCACCACCCCGCATTGTCAATGGGAAGGTATTATTTGCCAAAACGAACGAGTTACTTCACTCGTTCTCTCAACTCACTCACTCAAAGGCTCACTCCACATTTCTCTTTTTTCTCTGTCCAATCTCATCGTATTGGACCTTTCTTCAAATCTGTTCTACGGCGAACTTCCTCGAGAAATATCCCAACTCCGGCGGCTGCAAGTGTTGAATTTGGGTAATAATCAGTTTTCCGGTGAGTTACCAAGTGAACTCGGGGAGTTGACTCAGTTGCAAACGCTAGAGCTTGGACCCAATTTCTTTTCCGGCGTTATCCCTCCTGTTATTGGAAGATTATTAAATTTGGAGTCGCTTGACCTTTCATCCAACTCTTTTACTGGAATAATCCCACCGGAGATTGGAAACCTTACGAAACTCCGATCGCTCGGTCTCGGCAACAATTTTCTTTCAGGTTCTCTCTCTCCGTATCTTCTCACCAACCTTAGTAATCTAATCTTTTTGGATATCGCAAACAATACACTTTCTGGGCACATTCCTCCTGAAATCGGAAGCCTGTCGAAACTTACCGATCTTTTTCTTGGAATCAATCGTTTCTCCGGCGTACTGCCACCGGAAATTGGAAATCTTGAAAATTTACAGAACTTTTACTCTCCTTCTTGTTCATTACAAGGCCCGTTGCCGGACACCATTTCGAACCTCAAATCGTTATCAAAACTCGATCTTTCTTATAACCCATTAAAGTGCTCTATCCCAAAATCGTTTGGAAAATTGCAAAACTTGACAATCTTGAACCTTGTGTACGCCGAACTGAATGGTTCCATTCCCGGCGAGCTTGGAAACTGTCGTAATCTCATGACGTTGGTTCTTTCTTTCAATTCGTTATCGGGGCCTTTACCACAAGAGCTTTCACGGCTACCATTAATGTCGTTCTCCGCAGAAAATAATCAGCTTTCGGGTCCTTTTCCACATTGGGTTGGCAAATGGGATCGGGTGAACTCACTTCTGTTGGCCGGAAACCGGTTTACTGGCGTGATCCCTCCGGAGATTGGTAATTGTACGTTGCTTAATGTTTTGGGTTTAAGCAATAACTTGTTAACGGGTTTTGTTCCTAAGGAAATATGCAGTGCGGTTTCATTATCGGAGCTTGATCTTGAAAGCAATCTCCTTACGGGTTCAATTGGGGATACTTTTATGGCCTGTAATAATCTTACTCAATTGGTGCTGTCTGAAAACCAGATTGTGGGGTCGATTCCTGATTACTTTTCTAAGCTTCCGTTAATGGTTCTTGATCTTGATTCAAATTACTTAACGGGTTCAATTCCGATAAGTTTATTTCAGTCAGTGAATTTAATGGAGTTTTCAGCTGCAAACAACAAGTTGGAGGGTAATCTCCCTGAAGAAATAGGGAATTCTGTCGCATTAGAAAGGCTGATTCTCAGTAACAACAGGTTCACAGGAGAAATCCCGAAAGAGATTCAAAAGCTCACGTCCCTTTCGGTTCTTAATCTGAATTCAAATCATTTCTCCGGCTCCATTCCTGTCGAACTTGGGGAATGCATCTCTCTTACGACCTTGGATCTTGGTGGAAACAAATTCAATGGCTTGATTCCGGAAGAAATCACTGGTTTATCGCAATTACAGTGTTTGGTACTTTCGAATAACAATCTTTCTGGTTCAATTCCGTTTTCAAACAAATCAAGTTACTTTAGCCAAGTTAGTATTCCGGATTCAAGTTTTGTTCAGCACCATGGGTTATATGATCTTTCACATAATCGTTTGAGTGGCACGATACCAGAGGAACTAGGAAAGTGTTTGGTTGTGGTGGATCTTTTGCTTAATGGTAATCTACTTTCCGGGAAGGTCCCTACATCTTTGACTAAGTTGACCAACCTCACGACGTTagatttatcaaacaatcttTTATCCGGTGAGTTACCTGGTGAATTCGGCCACTCTTCAAAGCTTCAAGGTTTGTATATGGGGAATAATAATCTCACCGGCTCCATACCTATCGAACTAGGTCAACTCCAAAGTCTTGTGAAGCTTAATTTGACCGGAAATCGACTTTCCGGCGCAATTCCTTCCACATTTGAGGGATTAATTGGATTGACACATTTGGATTTAAGCAACAATTTGCTTGATGGTGAACTTCCCTCTTCTCTTTCAGACATGGTGAACCTTGTTGGGCTGTTCATACAAGAAAACAGATTGTCCGGTCATATTGATCAACTTTTCTTTGTCAACACGGATTGGCGGATCGAGATCATGAATTTGAGTGGTAACTTGTTTTCTGGTGCATTGCCTCCAGCGCTAGGGAATATGACGTATCTGACTTCCATGGATCTTCGAGGGAATGGATTTTCTGGTGAGATTCCACCGGAGCTTGGGAATCTGATCGAGCTAGAGTACTTAGATTTTTCAAACAACAGGCTTTCGGGAAGAATTCCGGATAGTCTTTGTAATGTTTTGACTTTAAACCGTTTGAATTTGGGCGGAAACCGGTTAGAAGGTCTTGTTCCGAGGAACGGAATTTGCGGGAATGCATCAAGAATCTTGTTATCCGGGAACAAAGCGTTATGCGGTGGGATACTCAGTTTACAATGCCCAGACACAAGCTTCCGACGAAGTTCAAAGTTCTTCAATCTCTGGTCATTAGCTTCAATCGCCACAGGGACTTTGTTGATCACGATTTCCGTAACACTAATGGTGAAAAGACGCATTCAGTCAACTAAAAGGAGGACCGATTGTGAAGATCCCGGTGTTAGTAATAGCGGTTCAGTCGATCACAATTTGTATCTTTTGAGTAGCAGCAGGTCCAAAGAATCGTTAAGCATTAATGTAGCCATGTTTGAACAATCCCTCGTGAGGTTAACTCTCGTCGACATTCTTGAAGCCACCAACAATTTCTGTAAATCAAAAATTGTTGGCGATGGTGGATTTGGAACCGTTTACAAAGCCCAATTGCCAAACGGGAAAACCGTCGCagtcaagaaactgaatcaatcAAAAACACAGGGCCAACGAGAATTTTTAGCCGAAATGGAAACCCTAGGAAAGGTGAAGCACCGGAATCTCGTATCGTTGCTTGGCTACTGTTCTTTTGGTGAAGAGAAACTTCTGGTTTATGATTATATGGAGAATGGAAGTTTGGATCATTGGCTTCGAGCTCGAACAGGTGACACCGGAATCTTGAATTGGACCCAACGATTCAAGATCGCGGTGGGTGCAGCTCGTGGGTTAGCTTTTTTGCACCATGGATTCACTCCACATATAATTCATAGAGATATTAAAGCGAGTAACATTCTACTTAATCAAGATTTCGAGCCGAAAGTTGCTGATTTTGGGTTAGCCAGGTTGATAAGTGCTTGCGAGACTCACGTAAGCACTGATCTCGCCGGAACATTTGGTTACATTCCGCCGGAGTATGGTCAAAGCTGGCGGTCAACGACGAAAGGAGATGTTTACAGCTTTGGAGTGATACTTCTTGAATTGGTTACCGGAAAAGAGCCGACGGGACCGGAGTTTAAAGATGTTGAAGGTGGGAATTTGGTGGGATGGGTTTGCTATAAGATCAAGAAAGGTCAGGCCGTCGATGTGCTTGATCCAACGGTTTTTAATGATGATTCGAAGCCGGCGATGCTTAAAACGGTTAAGTTTGCTGCGATTTGTGTCTCTGAAAATCCGGCTAATCGGCCGACGATGCTTCATGTGCTTAAGTTCTTGAAAGAAATCAAACATGAAGCTTTGTGA